CGCTGCATTCCTACCGGTTCGGTTCCAGGCGGCGGCGGAACCGCGGCGTGCCGCGGGCGATTCTGAAAGCGGAGAAGGCGAGCGCGTGACCGGCGTCCGCCACCCCGCCGATCAGAGGAGCCCAGATGAGAGCATCCACCCTCGGGCGACGCCCCTGCAGGCGCGGCGCGCCCGCTGCGTTCTCCGTCCCGGCCCTGACCGTACTGTTGCTAGGCTTCGCAGCGTGCGGTGAGGAGGAGCCGGCGGGGCTGAACCGGGCGATGTGCGAGCTCGACCCGGAACTCATGGCGGGGGGCGGGCCGCCGCCCGACGGGATTCCCGCACTGCGCAAGCCCAGGATGGTGGGGCCATCCGATCCCAGCCTTGGCTATCTGGAGGATGGTGATCGGGTGCTGGGCGTGGTGATCGATGGGCAGGCGCGGGCCTATCCGCACAACATCCTGTGGTGGCACGAGATCATCAATGACACACTGGGCGGGCGGGCCTTCGCCGTCACGTTCTGCCCGTTGACCGGCTCCGGCCTGGCATTCGAGTCAGCGATCCGCGGCAGGGTCATCGACTTCGGGGTTTCCGGGCTCCTGTTCGCGAACAACCTGGTGATGTACGACCGGGGTGCGGGCGAGCTGTACGGCCCGCAACTGGAGGTGGCGGGGCGGTGCCAGGGCTTCAACGGCGTGGAGCCCAGCCTGATTCCGATCCTGGAGACGAGCTGGGCCCGGTGGAAGCAGCTTCACCCGGACACGCGGGTGGTGACCGGCGACCTGGACTTCGGGCGAAACTATCGCCGCTATCCTTACGGCAGCTACGCGAACCTGGGCAATCCGGAGCTGCTCTTCCCGATGCGGATCGACCAGACTCGCCTGGCTAAGGAGCGGGTGCTGGGGATCCGGGTAGGGGCGAACGGGGGGAGGGGGTACCCGTTTGGCGAGCTGGCGGACCTGGGCGATGTGGCGGCGGTGAACGAGGAGGTGGATGGCAGGCCCATTGTCGTGCTATACGAGCAGGCGGCGGGGGAGACGGCGGCGGCGTATGAGCGCCGGCTGAACGGCAGGACGCTGACGTTCGAGGCGGGCGGCGGCGGTTTCCGCGACCGGGAGACGGGGAGCAGGTGGGACATCGGTGGGCGAGCGGTTGCGGGTCCCCTGGCGGGGCAGAGGCTGAGAGGCGTGGAGAACGCGTACGTCGTTTTCTGGTTCGCGTGGCGCGCGTTCCAGTGGCAGTCGACGACCTTCCTCGTTTCGTGAGCCGCGCCGCGGCGGCCTCGCTGCTGCTGCTTTGTGCGGCCGTGGTGCGGCCGGCTGCAGCCGCGGCGCAGTGGCCCGTGGGGCAGGGCGCCTACTGGGCCAAGGCTTCGTTTTTCTGGCACTCGACGACGCGGCGGTACGGCCCGGATGGCCGGTCGCAGCGGTATCTGAACCAGGGCGCGGAGAGCCGGGCCGCGGCGCTGTTCCTGGACCTGGCCTACGGCATCACGGATCGACTGGACCTCTGGCTGCAGCTCCCCTACTTCGACCTCTCCTTTGATGACGTGACCATGGAGCGAGACGCCGCCGGCGTGGGCGACGTGCGCCTCTCGACGCGCTACACGCTGTCGCACCTCCTGGGCGGCGCAGTGCCGCTGTCCGTGCGCGCGGCCGTGAAAGCTCCGATCCAGGATTTCCCCATCGATGCCGAGATCATCCCGATCGGCGAGGGGCAGTGGGACCTGGAGGCATGGGCGGAAGCAGGGCTCTCGCTCTGGCCTACGCCGGCCTACGCCGTGCTCTGGCTGGGTTACCGCTGGCGGCTGTGGAACCCCACGACCACGCGCGACCCGGGCGATGAGCTGCTGCTGCTGGCCGAGATCGGGGGGCGGCTCCTCGGGCGGCTGGGCGGGA
This Gemmatimonadota bacterium DNA region includes the following protein-coding sequences:
- a CDS encoding DUF3179 domain-containing protein; this translates as MRASTLGRRPCRRGAPAAFSVPALTVLLLGFAACGEEEPAGLNRAMCELDPELMAGGGPPPDGIPALRKPRMVGPSDPSLGYLEDGDRVLGVVIDGQARAYPHNILWWHEIINDTLGGRAFAVTFCPLTGSGLAFESAIRGRVIDFGVSGLLFANNLVMYDRGAGELYGPQLEVAGRCQGFNGVEPSLIPILETSWARWKQLHPDTRVVTGDLDFGRNYRRYPYGSYANLGNPELLFPMRIDQTRLAKERVLGIRVGANGGRGYPFGELADLGDVAAVNEEVDGRPIVVLYEQAAGETAAAYERRLNGRTLTFEAGGGGFRDRETGSRWDIGGRAVAGPLAGQRLRGVENAYVVFWFAWRAFQWQSTTFLVS